CCGACATAGACGTACTCACCTCCTCTGAGAGCTCCGAGAAGGAGGCTTCCAAAGCCATCTGGCATAGCTGACGACAGTTCATAGCCGAGGATGGCAAAGCTTTCGCGCTGGACGCACTTGATCTTAATCCAGTCGCCAGTCTTGCCCGGTCTGTAGGGGCGATCACGATGCTTGCCGATGATGCCTTCCAGGCCCAGCGCGCAAGCGTGTTCGATCAGCCTTTCGGGATCCTCGTTGATTTCCTCGGACAAGCGGATCGCCCCTGTGGCCTCATCAAGCAGATCCTCAAGGATGTGCCGCCGTGCAGCAAACTCCAGCTTACGCAGATCATGGCCGTCGAGGTACATGAGATCGAACGCGAACATGAGCGCGGTTGCAGCCGGGTGTTTTCCGGTCCGGCCCCCAAGCGAGCCCTGCAGCAGCCCGAAGTCTGGTCGCCCCATCTCGTCGAGCACGACGGCTTCACCATCGAGGATGAATGTCGCCGGACCAAGAGCGGCCGCCGCTGACGCAATGGCCGGGAATCTTTCCGTCCAGTCAAAGCCGCCGCGTGTCAGGATCCTCACCTTGGATAGCTCCCGGTGGACAGAAATCCGGTAGCCGTCCCACTTGATATCGTAGGACCATTCAGGCCCCTTCGGCGGGCGGTTCTTCAAGACGGCTAGGCAAGGTTCGACGCGATCCGGCATGGGATCGAACAGGAGGCGCGGCTGTTCAGGGTCGCGAGGTCTCAGGCGTCCGCTTCGCAGCGGCGCCTTATCTTCCGTCAGAAGCGGTTTTGGCGGCTTTCGCGGTCCTTTTACCATTCCGCCATTTCAGCAGAGACAGCTTAACAACCCGCTTAGGAAGCCTCTGGACCTCCGTCCGCTTGCTCCATAGGGTTTCGGTGCCCGGAAACGACGTAGGACAGGCACTGGTGGATCAGGCAACCGCCCAGGAGCTGCTGAAGCTCATTCACAGTATGGGGTCGGTTCCGGTATGGGGCGAAATGACACCCTAAGCGCCCGTCAAGCGGCGAGCGCGTTAAGGATCGGGCATTCCGGCACGTCTTCGCCAGAGCATTGCGAGATCATTGTCACGAGCACCGCTTCAATGCGCTGGAGGTCGGCAATCTTGGCGCGAACCTCGGCTAGATGCGGTTCGGTCCGGCGCTGCACCTCCGCGCAGGTCTGGCTTCTGCAATCGACAAGATGAAGCAGGCCGCGGACCTCGTCGATGCCAAAGCCGAGTTCGCGCGCCCTGAGGATGAAGCGCAGGCGGCGGACGTCGGTTTCGTCATAGATGCGATAACCGCTGGCGCTGCGCGGCGGGTCGGGTAGCAGGCCGATCTTCTCGTAATAGCGGATGGTCTCCAGATGGCAGCCGGTCGCACGGGCCAATTGGTGGCGCTGCAGTCCCTTGGCGGAAAGAAGAGAATTCATGGTGAAAATACCTCTTGAGTCTGTACTGGCTACAGAGCCTATCCTGTTTTCAGTCAGAAATCGAGGATGGTTTGCGATGAACGAAATTGGTAGCAAGACATTGAATTCTTCGAAGGCGGCCGCCGAACCGGATCGGCGCGAGGGCGGGCTCGCGGCGATAAGCGTTATCGGCGCTTTTCTGGCATCGGCCTGTTGCATCGTCCCGCTGCTCCTGGTGACACTCGGTGTATCGGGCGCATGGATCGGCAACCTGACGATGCTCGAACCCTATAAGCCCTATATCGCGGCGGCGACACTCGTGCCGCTCGGGTTTGGCTTCTGGCAGGTCTATTTCAAGCCCAAAGCCGCGTGCGAGCCGGGTTCCTACTGCGCCCGTCCGCGCTCCGCCATCATCACCAAGACCGCGCTTTGGATCGCAACGATCCTCATCGTGCTCGCCAGCACCATCGGCTGGTGGGCGCCGCTGTTCTATTGAAACGAGGAGATAACCACGTGAAATACCTGTCGAAACATCTGGTCGCCGCGGCTGCGCTTGGCTTGAGCGGTACTATTATGCTGCCACTTGCCCTTCCCGCGTCCGCACAATCCGCGTCGGAAACGGTTACCGTCAAGGAGCTGACGCAGACCTTCGCAATCGAGAACATGTATTGTGCCCTTTGTCCGGTCACCGTGCGCAAGGCCATGGAAGGCGTTGCGGGCGTGAAGTCGGTCAAGGTGGATTTCGAGGCCAAGACGGCGACGGTTGCCTATGACCCGTCGACCGCGACGGTCGCGGCCATTGCCGCTGCTTCCACCAATGTTGGCTATCCTGCCAAGGCGATCGGGAGTTGAGTCCGTGCCTGACCGGTCCATGCTTGGCGTCGGAGTGGTTGGCGTCTTGATCGCGGCGCTGTGCTGTCTGGTGCCGATCCTGCTGGTGGCGGCAGGTTTGATCGGCGTGGGAGCGCTGACAACAGCGGTCTACGGTCTGGTGCCAATTCTCATCCTCATCATTGCCGCAGCCGGTTACCTGCTGTGGCGACATCGTTCACACATCGATACCAGGAAACATTAGGAGATTTTCATGTCTGACTGCTGTGCGCCCCAAAAAGGCAATGGCCGCTACGATCTTGCGGTGATCGGTGCCGGTTCGGCCGGGTTCTCGGCCGCAATCACGGCCTCTGAGCAGGGGGCGAATGTCGCCCTGATCGGCCACGGCACGATCGGCGGCACCTGTGTCAATGTCGGCTGCGTACCGTCGAAGACGATGATCCGCGCTGCCGAGGCGCTGCATGGTGCACGCGCCGCGCATCGCTTTCCCGGTCTTGCCGGGGAAGCCAACGTCGCTGACTGGGGCCGTTTGGTCGCCGCCAAGGACGACCTGGTGACCACGCTCAGGCAGAAGAAATATGTCGACCTTCTGCCACAATACAACGGCGTCGCCTATCTGGAAGGGAAAGCGCGCCTGAATGGTCAGGGCGCTCTGATTGTGAACGGCGATCCGATCATGGCTGGCAAAATCATCATTGCTACCGGATCAGCGCCGGCCCTGCCGGACATTCCCGGCATTGGGGATGTGCCTTACCTCACCAGCACGACCGCGCTCGAGCTTTCCGAGCTGCCGCGTTCGCTGCTGGTGATCGGCGGTGGCTATATCGGCTGTGAACTGGCGCAGATGTTCGCCCGTGCCGGGGCGGAAGTGACACTTGTAACCCGCCGCCGCCTGTTGCCGGAAGCCGAGCCGGAAATCTCCGCAGCATTGACCGGTTATCTTCGCGACGAGGGCATTACCGTCCTAACCGGCCTCTCCTATCGCCGGATCGCGCGCACGGACCGCGGTGTCGAACTGACGGTCGCCATCGACGGAGCGGACGAAGTGATCGCGGCCGAGCAGGTGCTTTTGACCACTGGGCGGTCCCCGAACACCGGCGGTCTTGGCCTTGCCGAGGCGGGAGTTAAGCTATGCGGTAATGGCGGCGTCTTGGTTGATGAGCGGATGCGCACCTCAAAGCCTGGCGTCTATGCGGCAGGTGATGTCACCGGTCGCGACCAGTTCGTCTATATGGCAGCCTATGGCGCCAAGCTCGCTGCCCAAAACGCACTGAACGGTGACAGCCTTGTCTATGACAATGCGGCCATGCCGTGGGTGACGTTCACCGATCCGCAGGTCGCGGGCGTCGGCCTGACCGAACAGGCGGCTCGCGACGCCGGCTTCGAGACCAAGACTTCGATCGTATCTCTTGACCAGGTGCCGAGGGCGCTGGCCGCGCGCGACACGCGCGGGCTCATCAAACTGGTTGCCGACGCCAAAAGCGACCGATTGCTTGGTGGACAGATCCTCGCGCCCGAGGGCGCCGACAGCATCCAGACGGTGGTGTTGGCCATCAAGCACGGCATGACGGCGAAGGCGCTCGGCGAGACAATCTTCCCTTATCTCACCACGGTCGAAGGGTTGAAACTGGCGGCGCAGGGCTTCGGCAAGGACGTGGCGAAGCTGTCATGCTGCGCCGGATAGGAGGCTTCGATGGAACCTTCGAACGGATACGGCCTTGCGGGATTGCTCGCGGCTAAGATCGTCTGCTGCGGCGCGATTGTACTGGCAGCAACAGGCGCGATCAGCTTTGCCGGCCTTGCCAGTTGGCTGGTCGGCGGCGGCTACTTCTGGCTGGCAGCGGCCGTCTTGGCCATTGTCGGAATCTACTTGTGGCGGCACCGCGCGCGGGCAAATGGCAAGACCGACGGCAAAGGCCCCGTCGGTCAACCGATATACGGTCGGCGCAAGTAGTTCTGCTCAAAAGCGTCGCCGGAGGTCATGTTGAGAAGGGTATTATTGCAGGCAGGGCGTTGCAAACCTTGCTGTGGGGGTTAGGTTTTTTGTCAGGGGGAAAAGTAGTCTTTTAGGAGAGGAGAATTGCATGAGCGATAACAAAAGCTTCGATCTGATCGTGATCGGAGGTGGGACGGGTGGAAATGGTGTCGCCCGGATGGCCGCTGACGCTGGCTGGAAGGTCGCCAGCATCGACGCCCTTCCTTTCGGCGGCACCTGTGCATTGCGAGGCTGCGATCCCAAAAAGATGCTGATCGCCGTGACTGAGGGCATTGACTGGGCCCGCAACTTGAGCGGCAAGGGGCTGGAAGCACAGACATCCGTCGACTGGGCGGACATGATCGCCTTCAAGCGCACGTTCACCGACGCGATGCCTGGTCGCATCGAGGGCGGGCTGGAGAAAGCCGGTATCACCGTGTTGCATGGCGAGGCACGCTTCACCGGGCGAGACAAGATCGAGGTGAATGGCGAGATCTTGTCGTCCCGGAACTTTCATATCGCCACCGGCGCTCGGCCAATGACGCTGAATATCCCCGGCGAGGAGTTGCTGGCGACTAGCACCGACTTTCTCGAGCTGCCCGAACGGCCGGACCGGGTCGTGTTCGTCGGCGGCGGATTCATTGCGATGGAATTTGCCCATATCTCCAAACGCGCAGGGGCGCGGGAAGTCACGGTTCTGGAGATGATGGAGCGACCGCTGGGCAATTTCGACCCCGACCTGGTCGGTATCCTTTCCGAGGCGACCGCCGATCTGGGGATTGACCTGCGGACCGAGGCCAAGGTTCTGAAGATCGAGAAAGACGGGTCGGATTTCACCGTTACCTATAAGACGCCGGAAGGAAAGCAGACGATCAATTGTGATCTGGTGGTTCATGCCACCGGGCGCGTGCCCAACATCGAGCATCTCAACCTGGAGGCCGCGGGCGTGGAATACGGCCGCAAAGGCATCAAGGTCAGCCCCTACATGCGGACCACAAATTCCGCCATTTTTGCAGCCGGCGACTGTGCCGACAGTGGGCCTAATCTGACCCCGGTTTCGGCCAACGAAGGCCGGATTGCAGGCAAGAACCTGCTCGCAGGAAAGGATGAGCGCGCGGTCAGTTATCCCCCGATCCCAAGCGTTGTCTTCACGCTGCCGCAGCTTTCCTCGGTCGGCCTGTCCGAAGCCGCAGCACGCGACAAGGGGCTGGCCTTTGACACGCATTTCGAAAAGACCGCCGGCTGGTACTCGTCGCTGCGGGTCGGGGCGCGCTACAGTGCCTACAAGGTTCTGGTCGAGAACGGGACCGGCCATATTCTTGGTGCACATCTGATCGGCCCCGGAGCGGAGGAACAAATCAATCTCTTTGCCATGGCTATGGGCGCAGGGCTGACCGCGAACAGGATCAAGGGCATCATCTTCGCCTATCCCAGCTATGCGTCGGACATCAGTTCGATGGTGTAGCTGATGCGGCAAGGCTGGCATTTCGATTGCGGGCGTCTCTGAAAACGCTCGACGCGACGGGGAGCAGAGTTTGGGAGGCGCCCCACCGGCAGACACACGATCGTTTCGAACGGCCAACGGCCTTACCATCGAGGACAGCATGAGCAAAGGAATGTCCCCCAGTCAGCGATTCCCGACGGTCGAGCGTCTTAGTCCTGCCCGTTCAGCAGGATTACGCCCATGACCAAGCGCCGGGTCTGTGATTCCGAGGCACCCTACGGCGATCCGGGCATGCATCTCGGCCGCCTCGCACTCGGTCTCTCCGACAGCGCCGCTGCGTCGACCGACGCGCGTGCGGTGATCCGCGATATCGGACGGTTGCTGTCCGCGGCAACGCTTCGCGTCGATCGCATCTTTGTGAGCGCGCAGCCGCTGCATCCGGCCTTCCGTGCCCGGACCTATCTCTGGCTTGCCGACGACGACAGAGTTCGTGTCATCGATTGGCCGCATGGTCTGAAGAACCGACCGGGCTATCTCGCTTCCCCGGATCATCATGTGCACACGACGCGCACGGAGCTCCGCGTTCCTCGCCTGCAGGACGTCCGAGCGTTTCGGTGCGACCTCTACGGCGAACTTAGGGCTGACGGCTTTACCGACTATCTTATCGTTCCGCTGCGCTTCGGTGATGGCACGATCAATACTCTCTCCATCGCGACACGCCGGCGGAACGGCTTTCCGGAGGTGGCTTTGGAGGGTTTTCGGCGGCTGGTCGGTCTTCTGACCGTGATACTGGAGCGCCTGGTCGCGCTCGAAAACATCGATATTACCCTGAGGACCTATCTCGGCGGGGCATCCGGCACCCGGCGGAGCGTCGGGCGACCCGGCGCCGTAACGATCCGGCGATAGAAGCAACTCGCCCGGCCGGTATGGCAACATCCGCCGTCTCCGCCAGCGCGCACCTTGAGCCACACCGCGTCCTGATCACAATCGATGCGCAGTTCCTCGACCTGCTGGACTTGCCCACTCGTCGCGCCCTTATGCCAAAGACACTTGCGGGACCGGCTCCAGTACCAGGCCTGACCGGTCTCGATCGTCTTTTCCAGCGCCTCCGCATTCATCCACGCCAGCATTAGCACCACACCGTTCGCCGCATCCGTGGCGACTGCAGGAATGAGCCCATCCGCGTTGAATTGCGGCGTCAGAATGGAGTTTTCTTCGATCGTTTCCGCGAGGTCCGCGGCCGGCGTGGTCATGGGCAAGGGCGTATCTCCGAGTGTACGGGGTATTTCGCGATTGGAGTGTGCCGGCTCAAAGGATGGTTGGTGGTTGGCGGCTGCCGGGCCGTGCTTTGGGCTCGTCACATGTGCATGTCGGGGAGGCATCTTCCCGACGAGATGAAGCCCGGCGCCAGCGCATGAGGGCATAGCCGGCGGCTCCAGCCAGGAGTGTCAGCACACCCCCTATCACGAGACCTTGCCCGCTGAACCAGCCCAAAACGCCGCCCACCGCCGAGCCGATGACTACCGGTCCAAGGCAGCAAAGCGCGACTAAAGGCGCGATGATGATCGCGGTCACGATGCCGGCGGTCGGTTTGTCGTCCAAGGCGCTCTCCGTTCTGATCGCAGATCCATAGCATCGCTGCGGCGCGGTCCATTAATCACAAGCACGACCGCGTCGGGTATCCCGATGACGCGATCGCTGCCAAAGAGATTCGTTACACCCTGTACTCGGTACAGGGTCAAGACAAAATCTTGATCGCTTGGCCACGTAGGCACTGCGGAAACAGAGATTGGTAGCGCCACGGTTCATGATGCTTGAAAACCCCAGCTACGGTCTTCAGACGACAGCGACTGCTCAACGGGTTCCACTTTCCAACGCCCTCACAGAAGCGTGATCGCAAATCGTTGAAATCCCCCTTGAGTCTGTAGTGACTACAAGGCGTAGGCTACTTCGCAAATCGCTGTTCAACGATGCAGAAAGTGAGCAATTATGGAGGCATCATCAGGTCTCAAAGGATCCCGAACGTCGGCGACCGCCGCCATCCACGTGACATCGGAACACCAGCGGGGCGGACGCCAGCAACTGCTCGCCGCCGGCGGCATTCTCGGGGCGATCGCCGTCTCGAGTTGCTGCGTCATCCCGTTTGCCCTGTTCACCGTGGGCA
This Pseudorhizobium banfieldiae DNA region includes the following protein-coding sequences:
- the hisI gene encoding phosphoribosyl-AMP cyclohydrolase; protein product: MTTPAADLAETIEENSILTPQFNADGLIPAVATDAANGVVLMLAWMNAEALEKTIETGQAWYWSRSRKCLWHKGATSGQVQQVEELRIDCDQDAVWLKVRAGGDGGCCHTGRASCFYRRIVTAPGRPTLRRVPDAPPR
- a CDS encoding heavy-metal-associated domain-containing protein, which encodes MKYLSKHLVAAAALGLSGTIMLPLALPASAQSASETVTVKELTQTFAIENMYCALCPVTVRKAMEGVAGVKSVKVDFEAKTATVAYDPSTATVAAIAAASTNVGYPAKAIGS
- the merA gene encoding mercury(II) reductase, which translates into the protein MSDCCAPQKGNGRYDLAVIGAGSAGFSAAITASEQGANVALIGHGTIGGTCVNVGCVPSKTMIRAAEALHGARAAHRFPGLAGEANVADWGRLVAAKDDLVTTLRQKKYVDLLPQYNGVAYLEGKARLNGQGALIVNGDPIMAGKIIIATGSAPALPDIPGIGDVPYLTSTTALELSELPRSLLVIGGGYIGCELAQMFARAGAEVTLVTRRRLLPEAEPEISAALTGYLRDEGITVLTGLSYRRIARTDRGVELTVAIDGADEVIAAEQVLLTTGRSPNTGGLGLAEAGVKLCGNGGVLVDERMRTSKPGVYAAGDVTGRDQFVYMAAYGAKLAAQNALNGDSLVYDNAAMPWVTFTDPQVAGVGLTEQAARDAGFETKTSIVSLDQVPRALAARDTRGLIKLVADAKSDRLLGGQILAPEGADSIQTVVLAIKHGMTAKALGETIFPYLTTVEGLKLAAQGFGKDVAKLSCCAG
- the ligD gene encoding non-homologous end-joining DNA ligase, which translates into the protein MVKGPRKPPKPLLTEDKAPLRSGRLRPRDPEQPRLLFDPMPDRVEPCLAVLKNRPPKGPEWSYDIKWDGYRISVHRELSKVRILTRGGFDWTERFPAIASAAAALGPATFILDGEAVVLDEMGRPDFGLLQGSLGGRTGKHPAATALMFAFDLMYLDGHDLRKLEFAARRHILEDLLDEATGAIRLSEEINEDPERLIEHACALGLEGIIGKHRDRPYRPGKTGDWIKIKCVQRESFAILGYELSSAMPDGFGSLLLGALRGGEYVYVGSVGTGFKHQQARALRKQLDELKTNKPVIRFKEKTRIATDPGLIAEIDFRGWTSDGKLRHASFKGLRDPEDAAAVYSLEVGDA
- a CDS encoding MerR family transcriptional regulator gives rise to the protein MNSLLSAKGLQRHQLARATGCHLETIRYYEKIGLLPDPPRSASGYRIYDETDVRRLRFILRARELGFGIDEVRGLLHLVDCRSQTCAEVQRRTEPHLAEVRAKIADLQRIEAVLVTMISQCSGEDVPECPILNALAA
- a CDS encoding mercuric transporter MerT family protein; the encoded protein is MNEIGSKTLNSSKAAAEPDRREGGLAAISVIGAFLASACCIVPLLLVTLGVSGAWIGNLTMLEPYKPYIAAATLVPLGFGFWQVYFKPKAACEPGSYCARPRSAIITKTALWIATILIVLASTIGWWAPLFY
- a CDS encoding dihydrolipoyl dehydrogenase family protein, translating into MSDNKSFDLIVIGGGTGGNGVARMAADAGWKVASIDALPFGGTCALRGCDPKKMLIAVTEGIDWARNLSGKGLEAQTSVDWADMIAFKRTFTDAMPGRIEGGLEKAGITVLHGEARFTGRDKIEVNGEILSSRNFHIATGARPMTLNIPGEELLATSTDFLELPERPDRVVFVGGGFIAMEFAHISKRAGAREVTVLEMMERPLGNFDPDLVGILSEATADLGIDLRTEAKVLKIEKDGSDFTVTYKTPEGKQTINCDLVVHATGRVPNIEHLNLEAAGVEYGRKGIKVSPYMRTTNSAIFAAGDCADSGPNLTPVSANEGRIAGKNLLAGKDERAVSYPPIPSVVFTLPQLSSVGLSEAAARDKGLAFDTHFEKTAGWYSSLRVGARYSAYKVLVENGTGHILGAHLIGPGAEEQINLFAMAMGAGLTANRIKGIIFAYPSYASDISSMV